One genomic region from Spirosoma sp. KCTC 42546 encodes:
- the tatC gene encoding twin-arginine translocase subunit TatC codes for MPLDQLTDEEIESEEGKEMSFLDHLEELRWHIIRAVGSIFVFAIIAFIYIEEIFQVVIMGPKNPDFWTYRMMCKLSDITGYKDLCVTKLNFELQSLGVSDQFTMAMTSAAIIGLCFAFPYAFWELWRFIKPGLRNVEKDAARGAVFFVSLLFTLGLLFGYFIVSPLAINFLANFQITPDIKNQFDITSYIGILVTLSLGCALIFQMPMIAYVLSKVGVLTPKFMREYRKHAWIVILVVAGIITPSPDIYSQVLVALPLAMLYEVSIIVSGRIEKARLKAQRELMNS; via the coding sequence ATGCCACTCGACCAACTGACTGACGAAGAGATAGAATCCGAAGAAGGCAAGGAAATGTCCTTTCTGGATCATCTGGAAGAACTACGCTGGCACATTATTCGGGCCGTTGGGTCCATTTTTGTGTTTGCTATAATTGCATTCATTTACATTGAAGAGATCTTTCAGGTCGTCATCATGGGCCCTAAAAACCCTGATTTCTGGACGTACCGGATGATGTGTAAACTGTCAGATATTACTGGATACAAGGATTTGTGTGTTACAAAACTCAATTTCGAGTTGCAGTCCCTTGGTGTATCGGATCAGTTTACAATGGCCATGACCTCGGCAGCTATCATTGGTCTTTGCTTCGCGTTTCCATACGCGTTTTGGGAACTATGGCGGTTTATCAAGCCAGGTTTACGTAATGTCGAAAAAGATGCAGCTCGTGGCGCAGTTTTCTTTGTTTCGTTGTTATTTACATTGGGATTGCTCTTCGGTTATTTTATCGTATCGCCATTAGCAATCAATTTTCTGGCGAACTTTCAAATTACGCCCGATATTAAAAACCAGTTTGACATAACCTCTTATATTGGCATTCTGGTTACCCTATCGCTGGGTTGCGCATTGATCTTTCAGATGCCAATGATTGCCTATGTACTATCGAAAGTAGGTGTCCTGACGCCAAAATTCATGCGCGAGTACCGCAAACATGCCTGGATTGTGATTCTGGTGGTAGCTGGTATCATCACCCCTTCGCCAGATATTTATAGTCAGGTTCTGGTTGCCTTGCCGCTGGCCATGTTGTATGAAGTCAGTATCATCGTATCAGGCCGAATCGAGAAGGCGCGATTGAAGGCACAGCGCGAACTGATGAATTCGTAA
- a CDS encoding DUF58 domain-containing protein has protein sequence MIAIRPLFVASRLWFGLIALILLFVAAYAFPLLFPIVKVAFAVFIVMIGIDFWLLFFSKSQPVGSAFFARREVPERLSNGDENPLTIYLENRYPFRADVEVVDEIPFQFQRRDVLFQASLKPRETQAIRYELRPTRRGEYSFGAVNVFVLSPLGLLKRRYQFEQGKMVAVYPSFLQMRQFELLAATNRLTEVGVKRIRRIGHSMEFEQVRPYSTGDDVRTINWKATSRRSDSQGASLMINAFQDERSQPVYCLIDKGRVMQSPFEGLTLLDYAINASLVLSNIALMKQDRAGVLTFSDHIGQLLPAERRTGQMLKILELLYRQKTRFLESDYESLYASVRTHIRQRSLLLLFTNFETMSGMQRQLPYLRRLAKDHLLLVIFFENTELRALIDQPAVDTEHIYMKTIGEKFSFEKRQIVKELGQYGIQTILTAPQNLTANTVNKYLELKARGLI, from the coding sequence ATGATAGCGATCCGCCCACTCTTTGTTGCCTCTCGGTTATGGTTCGGGTTGATCGCGCTCATACTTTTATTTGTAGCTGCGTACGCCTTTCCACTCCTGTTCCCGATTGTGAAAGTGGCCTTTGCCGTTTTTATAGTGATGATCGGGATAGATTTCTGGCTACTCTTTTTCAGTAAAAGCCAACCTGTCGGATCCGCCTTCTTTGCCCGTCGTGAAGTCCCCGAACGATTATCGAACGGCGACGAAAATCCGCTCACGATTTATTTAGAAAACCGATACCCGTTCCGAGCCGATGTGGAGGTCGTTGATGAAATTCCGTTTCAGTTTCAACGACGCGATGTGCTGTTCCAGGCCAGCCTGAAACCACGAGAAACCCAGGCTATTCGTTACGAGCTTCGGCCCACGCGCCGGGGCGAATATAGCTTCGGTGCTGTGAATGTATTTGTCTTATCGCCACTGGGTTTACTCAAACGACGGTATCAGTTTGAACAGGGTAAAATGGTAGCTGTTTATCCGTCGTTTTTACAGATGCGGCAGTTTGAACTCCTGGCGGCAACCAATCGCCTGACCGAAGTAGGTGTCAAACGAATCCGGCGCATCGGTCATAGTATGGAATTTGAGCAGGTTCGCCCCTACTCCACTGGCGACGATGTGCGAACTATCAACTGGAAAGCAACGTCCCGCCGAAGTGATTCGCAGGGGGCGTCTCTGATGATCAATGCTTTTCAAGATGAACGTTCGCAGCCGGTTTATTGCCTGATCGACAAGGGTCGCGTAATGCAATCGCCGTTTGAGGGGTTAACGTTGCTTGATTATGCCATCAACGCCAGCCTAGTCTTAAGCAACATTGCCCTGATGAAACAGGATCGCGCGGGTGTGCTAACCTTCTCCGACCACATCGGCCAATTACTTCCGGCCGAGCGTCGCACCGGGCAAATGCTGAAGATTCTGGAGTTGCTTTACCGTCAGAAAACGCGCTTCCTGGAATCGGATTACGAGAGCCTATACGCTAGCGTTCGAACGCACATTCGCCAGCGCAGTCTGCTCCTGTTATTCACGAATTTTGAAACGATGAGCGGTATGCAGCGACAATTGCCCTATCTCCGTCGGTTAGCCAAAGATCACCTGCTGCTGGTAATCTTCTTCGAGAACACCGAGCTACGCGCTCTGATCGACCAACCGGCAGTCGATACGGAGCATATCTACATGAAAACGATTGGAGAGAAATTTTCCTTCGAGAAAAGGCAGATTGTGAAGGAACTAGGCCAATATGGTATTCAAACAATCTTGACTGCCCCGCAAAACCTGACGGCTAATACCGTGAATAAATATCTGGAGTTGAAGGCACGGGGGCTGATTTAG
- a CDS encoding YhcG family protein, which yields MEPFYERIKVVLDEARQNAYRAVNFAMVEAYWHIGQLIVDEEQQGNSRAEYGTGLLKYLAQRLTNDFGKGFDESNLRYIRLFYQAFPIRDAVRHELSWTHYRLLSKIENTNARTWYMAEAAQQNWSSRALERQINSFYYERLLATREADRPDVRREAEEKTRPLKLEPKDILKDPYILEFLDLKPNWKVYEKELEQALLDNLQTFMLELGKGFAFVARQQRMVEGEDNFRVDLVFYNYILRCFVLVDLKMGKLTHQDVGQMDMYVRMYEEQHKQPDDNPTIGLILCTEKNETVVKYSVLNGSQQLFASKYKLYLPTEEELMAEIERDKLLLEQNRPTE from the coding sequence ATGGAACCCTTTTATGAACGTATAAAGGTCGTGCTGGACGAGGCTCGCCAGAACGCCTACCGCGCCGTTAATTTCGCTATGGTCGAAGCCTATTGGCATATCGGCCAGCTCATTGTTGACGAAGAACAACAGGGAAATAGCAGAGCCGAATATGGTACCGGCTTGCTCAAATACCTCGCACAGCGCCTGACCAATGATTTTGGAAAAGGATTTGATGAAAGTAATCTTCGGTATATCCGGTTATTTTATCAGGCATTTCCAATTCGTGACGCAGTGCGTCACGAATTAAGCTGGACTCATTATCGACTGCTTTCTAAAATCGAAAATACCAATGCCCGCACTTGGTATATGGCCGAAGCAGCCCAGCAAAATTGGAGTAGCCGGGCGCTGGAACGGCAAATAAATTCGTTCTACTACGAACGGTTATTAGCGACTCGGGAAGCCGACCGCCCCGATGTTCGACGAGAGGCCGAAGAAAAGACCCGCCCGCTTAAGCTGGAACCTAAAGACATCCTTAAAGACCCGTATATTCTGGAGTTTCTGGATCTGAAGCCAAACTGGAAGGTGTATGAAAAAGAACTGGAACAGGCGTTGCTAGATAATCTGCAAACCTTTATGCTGGAATTGGGGAAGGGATTTGCCTTTGTTGCTCGCCAGCAGCGAATGGTTGAAGGGGAAGACAATTTTCGAGTCGATCTGGTTTTTTACAATTACATCCTCCGATGCTTCGTATTAGTTGACCTTAAAATGGGCAAACTGACCCATCAGGACGTTGGTCAGATGGATATGTATGTCCGCATGTATGAGGAGCAGCATAAGCAACCAGATGATAATCCGACCATTGGCCTGATTCTTTGCACAGAGAAAAACGAAACAGTAGTTAAATATTCTGTTCTGAATGGAAGTCAACAGTTGTTTGCGTCAAAATACAAACTTTATTTACCTACCGAAGAAGAACTAATGGCCGAAATCGAACGCGACAAGCTTTTGCTGGAACAAAACCGCCCAACCGAATGA
- a CDS encoding GNAT family N-acetyltransferase, with protein MLDLFSQDTNPFVMLSLKEPKKLDEYVAYQLAIGLYSGKRGMCDWFLRLADGTYVGISHLYDVSFELWEGKRFPYMCGYAIAEPFRRQGYGYEALSQLLSRLPEDFKLFKARAEPLEANVASRALLEKVGFRFEKTFKNYWGEAALYNKKLVKRTPRLSWKEFSGVL; from the coding sequence TTGCTTGATCTGTTTAGCCAGGATACGAATCCATTTGTAATGTTGTCTTTGAAGGAGCCTAAGAAACTGGACGAATATGTAGCATATCAATTAGCAATCGGACTATATAGTGGCAAACGGGGTATGTGCGATTGGTTCCTACGGTTAGCTGATGGCACTTATGTAGGCATATCACACCTCTATGATGTTAGTTTTGAACTTTGGGAAGGGAAGCGGTTTCCATATATGTGTGGTTATGCAATTGCTGAACCTTTCCGTAGGCAAGGATACGGTTATGAGGCACTTTCACAGTTATTAAGTCGACTTCCTGAAGATTTTAAACTGTTCAAGGCTAGAGCAGAGCCACTGGAAGCTAATGTTGCTTCGCGGGCCTTACTAGAAAAAGTCGGTTTTCGCTTTGAAAAAACATTTAAAAACTACTGGGGAGAGGCTGCTTTGTATAATAAAAAATTAGTTAAGAGAACACCCCGACTTTCTTGGAAGGAATTTAGTGGGGTACTCTGA
- a CDS encoding tetratricopeptide repeat protein, protein MIRLSFFHFLLPISVFAQDSERILKSCASMLAANRSTQTRFFFGEKREKVRSDTLLANAENFRHRAFNYVWSKEYEQAAIWLEKTTTLSPKEHGIVGEFYLVQFRDYPRALTHFNAYDALTPNFDDIVGYNPVSYMRGLTYRSMGDHEKAIEQFSMAIDPLAAKHGAEWVNYRHFVSRAVSYIATKQPEKALADLDKAAKNFNRSALVQYHRGRAFLLLNRTAEARTAFQDASFFFKALRAERTGEYQEDDFNPVYEPEIDEVISQLKPKP, encoded by the coding sequence ATGATACGACTGAGCTTTTTTCATTTTCTACTGCCAATATCTGTGTTTGCTCAGGATAGTGAACGCATCCTGAAATCCTGTGCTTCGATGCTGGCCGCAAACCGATCAACGCAAACACGATTCTTTTTTGGGGAGAAACGGGAGAAGGTTCGCTCAGATACGCTATTGGCTAACGCGGAGAATTTTCGGCATCGAGCCTTTAATTACGTCTGGTCAAAAGAATACGAGCAGGCTGCTATCTGGCTGGAGAAAACGACGACACTTTCGCCAAAAGAACATGGCATCGTTGGTGAATTTTACCTGGTTCAATTTCGGGATTATCCTCGTGCGCTAACTCATTTCAATGCGTACGACGCCCTTACTCCCAACTTTGATGACATTGTTGGCTACAATCCGGTGAGTTATATGCGCGGCCTGACCTACCGAAGCATGGGCGATCACGAGAAGGCAATTGAACAATTCTCTATGGCGATTGACCCATTAGCCGCTAAACATGGTGCAGAGTGGGTGAACTATCGGCACTTCGTAAGTAGAGCCGTTAGCTATATTGCGACGAAACAACCCGAAAAAGCCTTAGCCGATCTTGACAAAGCAGCTAAAAATTTCAACCGGAGTGCACTTGTCCAGTACCACCGAGGTCGCGCCTTCCTCTTGCTAAATCGAACGGCCGAAGCTCGAACAGCGTTTCAGGATGCCTCATTTTTCTTCAAAGCCCTTCGAGCCGAACGCACCGGTGAATACCAGGAAGATGACTTTAATCCGGTGTACGAACCGGAAATTGACGAGGTGATTAGCCAATTAAAACCTAAACCGTAA